From a region of the Panicum virgatum strain AP13 chromosome 2K, P.virgatum_v5, whole genome shotgun sequence genome:
- the LOC120695310 gene encoding uncharacterized protein LOC120695310, translated as MDVDLNDLAVEEAEGLDLNAVVLEEAHGLDLNQPIMVDDNDNGFDLNLPLDEYGAVDFSFLQNLAESAVEAPIQANHRRKEMTEELRKQVYQALLARSKNGKLGKQDTASVADQFGLHIRTVQRLWKRGKIQLANSVPIVVSSLKKGRVGCKAVPVDLEPLRNIPLKERMTIEDVCNQIHLSKWRIQRYLKKGFLRHHSSSIKPYLTQANKKSRLKWCVDMIERELLADLRFKDFYDFVIIDEKWFYLHQKSEKYYLLPEEDDPNRTCKNKNYIPRLMFLCVCARPRFRDGECIFDGKLGCFPLVTYEPAVRGNQRTGRVRGELVMKPITSITRDVIRDFMINKVLPAIRAKWPREDVGKPIFIQQDNAPSHLKLDDPVFCEAAKQDGFDIRLICQPPNSPDFNILDLGFFRAIQAIQYKKNAKTLEALVPTVKEAFMEYCPYKANRIFVTLQTVLKESIKVKGNNNYKIPHMQKQRLEREERLPLQISCKASLLDEALANLAASN; from the exons GACAATG GCTTTGATTTGAACCTTCCATTGGATGAATATGGTGCGGTTGATTTCAGTTTTCTACAGAACCTCGCTG AATCTGCTGTTGAGGCTCCTATTCAAGCAAACCACCGAAGGAAAGAGATGACAGAGGAACTCAGGAAACAAGTTTATCAAGCTTTGTTGGCTAGAAGTAAGAATGGAAAACTAGGCAAGCAAGATACTGCAAGTGTTGCCGATCAGTTTGGCCTCCACATCCGAACAGTTCAACGTTTATGGAAGCGAGGTAAAATTCAACTTGCAAACTCTGTCCCGATTGTGGTTTCTAGTCTAAAGAAGGGTAGAGTTGGCTGTAAGGCAGTCCCTGTTGATTTAGAACCATTGCGCAACATTCCTCTAAAGGAAAGAATGACCATAGAGGATGTGTGCAACCAAATACACTTGAGCAAATGGAGGATTCAAAGGTATTTGAAAAAGGGTTTTCTTAGGCACCACTCTAGTagcatcaaaccatatctcactcaAGCTAACAAAAAGTCTAGGTTAAAGTGGTGTGTTGATATGATAGAGAGAGAATTGCTTGCTGATCTAAGGTTTAAGGATTTTTATGACTTTGTGATCATTGATGAAAAATGGTTCTACCTCCatcaaaaatcagaaaaatattattTGCTACCTGAAGAAGATGATCCCAATCGGACTTGTAAGAACAAGAATTACATCCCTAGGCTCATGTTCTTGTGTGTTTGTGCTCGGCCAAGGTTTAGGGATGGGGAGTGCATTTTTGATGGTAAGCTTGGTTGTTTTCCTCTTGTCACTTATGAGCCGGCTGTAAGGGGTAATCAAAGAACCGGCCGTGTCCGTGGAGAATTGGTTATGAAGCCCATTACATCGATCACAAGAGATGTCATTAGGGACTTCATGATCAATAAGGTGTTGCCGGCTATTAGAGCCAAATggccaagggaagatgtggGCAAACCGATATTCATTCAACAGGATAATGCGCCTTCTCATCTAAAGCTGGATGATCCGGTGTTTTGTGAGGCTGCTAAGCAAGATGGCTTCGATATTCGACTAATCTGTCAACCACCTAATTCTCCGGATTTCAACATTCTAGACTTGGGTTTTTTCCGAGCAATTCAAGCTATTCAATacaagaaaaatgctaaaacaTTAGAAGCCCTAGTTCCAACAGTGAAAGAG GCATTCATGGAGTATTGTCCGTACAAAGCAAATAGAATTTTTGTAACTCTTCAGACTGTTTTGAAGGAATCCATCAAGGTTAAAGGAAACAACAATTACAAAATTCCTCACATGCAAAAACAAAGACTTGAGAGAGAAGAACGGCTGCCATTGCAAATCTCTTGCAAAGCATCCTTGCTAGATGAAGCTCTCGCTAATCTTGCTGCATCAAACTAG